GACAAACAAGAGCTGGCAAAGGCAATCAACCAAAGGCTCGAACCAATCAGAAAACGAAGACGAGAATTGGAGCAACAGCCAGAGCTAATCGACCAAATACTCGCAGATGGCGCCAGACGCGCCAGAGTCGTCGCGCAAGAAACGATGGAAAAAGTGCGGGAATCAATGGCATTTAACAACCAAACTCTGGTAAGCTATAATATAATGAAATAATAGCAGCTTTGGCAAGCATTGGCTGCCACAAAAACAGCTTTGACGAACGACGGAGAAGTTTAATGTCAGTTGAGTCAACAACCCAAACCGGTTGTACAATCAAGTTGCCGATATTTGAAGGACCACTTGACTTACTCCTTCACCTCATTAGAGAACACAAACTCAACATTTATGATATTCCAATCGTGGAAGTGACTGAACAGTATTTGCGTTATCTTTGGTTGATGGAGTCGCTTGACCTAAATATCGCAGGCGAGTTTTTTGTGATGGCAGCTACATTACTCGAGATTAAGTCCCGAATGCTACTTCCCAGCCCAGTCAAAGAGGAAGAAGGCAAAGACGAAATTGACCCACGCGCTGAGCTGGTCGAGCGCCTTCTGGAATACGAAAGATATAAGAAAGCAGCAGAGTCTCTTCGTATCTTTGAAGACAATCGTCAGAAAGTTTTTTGGAGGCTCACGGACGAACTTGAAAGCTATGATGCTCCGCTGATTCCGCTCAACCTCGAGGCCATGGACCTCATCCTTGCACTCAAGCAAATGCTCGCCGAAATAGGAGAGGGTTCTGAGGAGGTTACCAGTCTCGAACGGCAGAAAATTACACTTCGGATGAAGATGAGTGAAGTCCTAAGGAGAGTTCGAAGCAACCCAGAAGGCATAAACTTTCGTGAACTGTTTATTTCCAGACCGACGCGAGTGGAGATTATTATTACATTTCTGGCATTGCTGGAATTACTTAGATTAGGAAAGGCAAAAATTCACCAAAAGCAAGTGCTTGGGGATATTACCATTTGCGCACTTGATGAACAAGTGTCATAAAACGATGGATCATGAAAGCATAATTCCAAACGGAAAGATAAAAAATATACTAGAATGCATGCTTTTTGTCTCGCCTCAACCTCTAATTGTTAGG
This portion of the Armatimonadota bacterium genome encodes:
- a CDS encoding segregation/condensation protein A; this translates as MSVESTTQTGCTIKLPIFEGPLDLLLHLIREHKLNIYDIPIVEVTEQYLRYLWLMESLDLNIAGEFFVMAATLLEIKSRMLLPSPVKEEEGKDEIDPRAELVERLLEYERYKKAAESLRIFEDNRQKVFWRLTDELESYDAPLIPLNLEAMDLILALKQMLAEIGEGSEEVTSLERQKITLRMKMSEVLRRVRSNPEGINFRELFISRPTRVEIIITFLALLELLRLGKAKIHQKQVLGDITICALDEQVS